GCTTAATCGGGGAATTCCGCTCACCGTGAGCCGAACTTTGACCTGGTGGCGTCACTGCCCGACGGGCATGGCACAATGTTCAACGTGACCGTCGCTCAGCCCAGCCTTCGCATTGCGCTCGTGGCGCGGCGGCACATTGATCTCAAGCGTGTTTGCAGCTGTTGCTGTCTCCCTTGATGTCGTAGACCCGCCCACCTGTACGTCCAGCTGGCATCGGATCTGCGCCGCCGATACCACCGGTGAGCTGCGCTTCTATGCCTGCGATGTCGCAA
This genomic interval from Mycobacterium sp. SMC-2 contains the following:
- a CDS encoding Ms4527A family Cys-rich leader peptide; the protein is MFNVTVAQPSLRIALVARRHIDLKRVCSCCCLP